In Chryseobacterium lactis, a single genomic region encodes these proteins:
- a CDS encoding MGH1-like glycoside hydrolase domain-containing protein translates to MSEKQRISDISWKKWGPYVSNREWGLVREDYSDNGDAWNYTSHDTAEAKTYRWGEEGICGICDDLQKLVFSVGFWNKKDKMIKERFFGLTNGQGNHGEDVKEYFYYLDSTPTHSYMKMLYKYPQNPFPYEDLIKTNAERNKNEPEYELIDTGIFDQNEYFDIFIEYAKESQNDILVKLTIVNKSEKESALVILPTIWFRNTWNWGYDDYKPQLHGEEANRIKVNHKDLEIKNVYAKQSLKTLFCDNETNNQRLYESSNTSEYCKDGINNFILTGNSETVNSRNVGTKAAFFIDEYFKGKETKIFEFRMMDKDLKEPFRDFDAIFDERNKDADEFYTEIQKGIQSEDEKLIQRQAFAGMLWNKMFYHYNVEKWLKGDPSEIPPSKNREKIRNYDWKHLNNEHIISMPDKWEYPWYATWDLAFHTISFSLIDPDFAKHQLKLFLFEWYMHPNGQLPAYEWNFSDVNPPVHAWAVFRVFKIDEYLKDKPDLEFLESAFQKLLMNFTWWVNKKDINGNNIFEGGFLGLDNIGVFDRNTTLPNGEQLEQSDGTSWMAMFALNMMRIALELALYNNVYEEMAMKFFEHFLSIANSLDNMGDEKFSLWDEEDEFFYDAIASNDGDHMYLRLRTIVGLIPMFAVEVIDDEMIENLPNFKKRMEWVLSNKPELASLVSRWEVKGQDSKHLLSLLRGHRLKRLLKRMLNPDEFLSEYGIRALSKEYEQNPYTLNLNETDYTVKYTPAESDSGLFGGNSNWRGPIWFPINFLIIESLQRFFFYYSPDFMVEYPTGSGNYSNLDQIADSLNKRLSKIFLKDENGKRPVNGQYERFQTDPDFRDYILFYEYFHGDSGRGVGASHQTGWTGLIAKILQPRFSKKEIAESETEMPDDIKENKA, encoded by the coding sequence ATGTCAGAGAAACAAAGAATTTCAGATATTTCATGGAAAAAATGGGGTCCATATGTCAGTAACCGTGAATGGGGTCTAGTGCGTGAAGATTACAGTGATAACGGAGACGCATGGAACTACACGAGTCATGATACAGCGGAAGCCAAAACCTACAGATGGGGTGAGGAAGGAATATGCGGAATCTGTGATGATCTTCAAAAACTGGTATTTTCCGTTGGTTTCTGGAATAAAAAAGATAAAATGATCAAAGAACGTTTCTTTGGCCTTACCAATGGACAGGGAAATCATGGTGAAGATGTAAAGGAGTATTTTTATTATTTGGATTCTACCCCGACCCATTCTTACATGAAGATGTTGTACAAATATCCTCAGAATCCTTTTCCCTATGAAGATCTTATAAAAACCAATGCTGAAAGAAATAAAAACGAACCGGAATATGAATTAATAGATACCGGAATTTTTGATCAAAATGAATATTTTGATATTTTTATTGAATATGCCAAGGAAAGTCAGAATGATATCCTGGTCAAGCTTACCATTGTTAATAAATCTGAAAAAGAAAGCGCTCTCGTTATATTACCGACAATTTGGTTCAGGAATACCTGGAACTGGGGTTATGACGATTATAAACCTCAGCTGCACGGAGAAGAAGCCAATCGTATCAAAGTCAATCACAAAGACCTTGAGATAAAGAATGTATATGCAAAACAATCCTTGAAAACATTGTTTTGTGATAATGAAACCAATAATCAAAGGCTTTACGAGTCATCCAATACATCGGAATATTGCAAAGACGGAATTAATAATTTTATTCTTACAGGAAATTCAGAAACAGTTAATTCGAGGAATGTAGGAACCAAAGCTGCATTTTTCATTGACGAATATTTTAAAGGGAAAGAGACTAAAATCTTTGAGTTCAGAATGATGGATAAGGATTTAAAAGAACCGTTCCGTGACTTTGACGCTATTTTTGACGAGAGGAATAAAGACGCTGATGAATTTTATACTGAAATTCAGAAAGGCATACAGTCAGAAGATGAGAAATTAATTCAACGGCAGGCATTTGCAGGGATGCTTTGGAATAAAATGTTTTACCATTATAATGTTGAAAAATGGCTGAAAGGTGATCCTTCTGAAATTCCACCTTCAAAAAACCGGGAAAAAATAAGAAATTACGACTGGAAACATCTTAATAATGAGCATATTATTTCCATGCCCGATAAATGGGAGTATCCCTGGTATGCAACGTGGGATCTGGCTTTTCATACTATCAGCTTTTCGCTCATAGATCCTGATTTCGCGAAACATCAGTTAAAACTTTTTCTGTTTGAATGGTATATGCATCCTAATGGACAGCTTCCGGCTTATGAATGGAACTTTAGCGATGTTAATCCTCCTGTACATGCGTGGGCGGTTTTCAGGGTATTCAAAATTGATGAGTATTTGAAAGATAAACCCGATCTTGAATTTTTGGAAAGTGCATTTCAGAAATTACTAATGAATTTTACCTGGTGGGTGAATAAAAAAGACATTAACGGGAATAATATCTTTGAAGGAGGATTTTTAGGACTTGATAATATCGGTGTTTTTGACAGAAATACAACGCTTCCCAATGGCGAGCAATTAGAACAGTCGGACGGAACAAGCTGGATGGCCATGTTTGCCCTGAATATGATGAGAATAGCACTGGAACTGGCTTTGTACAATAATGTATATGAGGAAATGGCCATGAAGTTTTTTGAACATTTCCTATCCATTGCCAATTCACTGGATAATATGGGGGATGAAAAATTCAGTCTTTGGGACGAAGAAGATGAATTCTTCTATGATGCTATTGCATCTAATGATGGAGACCATATGTATTTGAGGTTAAGAACAATCGTAGGATTGATACCAATGTTTGCGGTTGAGGTAATAGACGACGAGATGATCGAGAATCTTCCGAATTTCAAGAAAAGAATGGAATGGGTACTGAGCAATAAGCCGGAGTTAGCATCACTGGTTTCAAGATGGGAAGTTAAAGGTCAGGATTCTAAGCACTTGCTATCGTTACTTCGGGGGCATCGCCTGAAGAGATTATTGAAAAGAATGTTGAATCCTGATGAATTTTTAAGTGAATATGGAATCAGAGCTTTATCCAAGGAATATGAACAAAATCCGTATACATTGAATCTCAATGAAACGGACTATACCGTTAAATATACTCCTGCAGAAAGTGATAGTGGACTTTTTGGAGGAAACAGCAATTGGCGTGGCCCAATCTGGTTTCCGATTAATTTCTTGATTATTGAAAGCCTCCAGCGCTTTTTCTTCTATTATAGTCCTGATTTTATGGTTGAATATCCTACAGGAAGTGGGAATTATTCTAATCTGGATCAGATTGCCGATTCGTTAAACAAAAGGCTTTCCAAAATATTTTTAAAAGATGAAAATGGAAAGCGACCTGTAAACGGTCAGTATGAGAGATTTCAAACGGATCCTGACTTTCGGGATTATATTTTATTCTATGAATATTTTCACGGAGATTCCGGACGTGGAGTAGGAGCTTCGCATCAGACAGGCTGGACGGGATTGATTGCAAAGATTCTCCAACCAAGATTTTCTAAAAAGGAAATTGCTGAGTCGGAAACTGAAATGCCTGATGATATTAAAGAAAATAAAGCATAG
- the recO gene encoding DNA repair protein RecO: protein MNSQNGFLLSFIKYGENDAVLHCFTEEEGFQTYFLKGVYSKKNKKKALLQPLNQLNFSVTSTRGNGIASVSRFELVKNNDIYTDIKTNTVIFFISDFLNQVLRYENKNIPVYFSIDQFIDELTNRNYQAHLLFLLVILKIQGVAPLLSDGKFLDPETGTFVPNSTHQLFTEEVSLIWKQALSAENLYATKIHSSIRKDFLDSLLVYYHYHITDFKTPASLEVIQQIFE, encoded by the coding sequence ATGAATTCACAAAACGGTTTTTTACTTTCATTCATAAAATATGGAGAAAACGATGCAGTGCTGCATTGTTTTACAGAAGAAGAGGGTTTTCAGACGTATTTTTTAAAAGGAGTCTATTCCAAAAAGAATAAAAAGAAAGCCCTGTTACAACCTTTAAACCAACTTAATTTTTCAGTAACCTCAACGAGAGGGAATGGCATAGCGTCTGTTTCAAGATTTGAACTGGTAAAAAACAATGATATTTATACTGATATAAAGACCAATACGGTTATCTTTTTTATCTCAGACTTTCTGAATCAGGTTCTTCGATATGAAAATAAAAACATTCCGGTTTATTTCAGTATTGATCAATTTATTGATGAACTGACAAATAGAAATTACCAGGCACACCTTCTTTTTTTGCTTGTTATTTTGAAAATCCAGGGCGTTGCACCTTTATTAAGTGATGGGAAGTTTCTCGATCCGGAAACCGGAACATTCGTCCCCAACTCCACTCACCAATTGTTCACCGAAGAGGTTTCACTGATATGGAAGCAAGCATTGAGTGCAGAAAATTTATATGCAACAAAAATTCATTCCTCCATAAGGAAAGATTTCCTGGACAGTCTCCTGGTATATTATCATTATCATATTACTGATTTCAAAACACCGGCATCGCTTGAAGTAATTCAGCAGATATTTGAATAA
- the porZ gene encoding type IX secretion system anionic LPS delivery protein PorZ has translation MKKLSIISLGILASLQVAKAQVISSKKWADLFSYNNVLAMKEDNGKILAATESGIFYYTISTGEITKLSKANGLHNIGVTAFDYNPQTKMGLIGYEDGSMDVITPQEIKYIVDIPIAAGYNGNKKINHISITGDQAVVSVGYGLSIFNLKKKEFGDSSFFMQGGGVYEASNEAVIFGSKVYSVTNTGLKSHEMNTTFPVYTTWTTEVPGAFKHIDSESELVYSNATTAYIYNNGASTPLPTNFGNIRDVVVTQNNIVVTDNRIYTYGTNGVSLNAVSLGEECNTALMAGGKIFGGTAASGIKDEGNTTYRPSGPYYNYAYKINLYDNNQMLVSTGARAETYNYPVNNPKRPGFYYFNGTEWIYSSFFASKPTSINVLDAILNPLNNNEVFFANYTMLDQGVYKMKYNATSKDFELVKYYNLGAQPYLRRATGLATDPQNNIFASIGFDNDGNPAIGIYDKASDDFVLKKIVFTSTGVQKPVFYENMLWIPLPRTNNFWVYDYKNAANLSDDADYILSEANGLPASSAGAISVAFDKSGDAWIGTDSGLRVMTNAASEIKSSQPKMEAIVIEQNGIPEELFKDSHVLQIEVDGGDHKWVSIDGGGVYYLSSDGQRTIKHFTKENSPLPTNSVTDIKVDKKTGKVYFVTYSGIVTYQSDVSDVTSNFGDVLVYPNPVVYSNFKGKVTIKGLAEKTNIRIVDAAGNVVHSAVARGGYYEWDLNNQKGARVASGIYFVLMTNEDGSDKATAKIGVVN, from the coding sequence ATGAAAAAACTTTCTATAATTTCTCTTGGTATTTTAGCATCTCTGCAGGTTGCAAAAGCACAGGTTATTTCCTCAAAAAAGTGGGCAGATCTTTTTTCCTACAACAATGTCTTGGCCATGAAAGAAGACAACGGAAAAATATTAGCGGCCACAGAAAGTGGAATATTTTATTATACCATATCAACAGGAGAAATTACGAAGTTATCCAAAGCTAATGGACTTCATAACATAGGAGTTACAGCTTTCGATTATAATCCACAAACCAAAATGGGTCTCATTGGATATGAAGACGGTTCTATGGATGTCATTACGCCACAGGAGATCAAATATATTGTTGATATTCCTATTGCAGCCGGTTATAACGGAAACAAAAAGATCAATCACATTTCCATTACCGGAGACCAGGCCGTGGTTTCTGTAGGCTATGGACTCTCTATATTTAATTTAAAAAAGAAGGAATTTGGAGACTCTTCATTTTTCATGCAGGGAGGTGGGGTTTATGAAGCCAGTAATGAGGCTGTTATATTTGGAAGCAAAGTTTATTCTGTCACAAACACAGGTTTAAAAAGCCATGAAATGAATACCACTTTTCCGGTATATACTACATGGACTACAGAAGTTCCCGGAGCTTTTAAACATATAGATTCGGAATCTGAATTGGTATATTCAAATGCTACCACAGCATATATTTATAATAATGGAGCCTCAACGCCACTTCCTACCAACTTTGGAAATATACGTGACGTTGTCGTTACTCAAAACAATATTGTAGTTACCGATAACAGAATATATACTTATGGTACCAATGGAGTTTCGTTAAACGCAGTAAGCCTTGGAGAGGAATGCAATACTGCTTTAATGGCAGGAGGAAAAATATTCGGAGGAACAGCCGCATCAGGAATAAAAGATGAGGGTAATACGACTTATAGACCTTCAGGGCCATATTATAATTATGCCTACAAAATAAATCTTTACGATAATAATCAGATGCTTGTTTCCACTGGAGCCAGAGCAGAAACCTATAATTATCCTGTTAATAATCCTAAAAGGCCAGGCTTTTATTATTTTAATGGCACGGAATGGATATATTCTTCATTTTTCGCAAGTAAACCTACAAGTATTAATGTCCTTGATGCTATATTAAATCCTCTCAATAATAATGAAGTATTTTTTGCCAATTATACAATGCTTGATCAGGGGGTTTATAAAATGAAATATAATGCTACTAGTAAAGACTTTGAACTGGTCAAATATTATAACCTAGGAGCTCAGCCTTATTTGCGACGAGCGACAGGTCTTGCCACCGATCCACAAAATAATATTTTCGCATCTATTGGATTTGATAACGATGGAAACCCCGCTATAGGTATTTATGATAAAGCAAGTGATGATTTTGTTTTAAAAAAGATTGTCTTTACAAGTACTGGGGTGCAAAAACCTGTTTTCTATGAAAATATGTTATGGATTCCTCTACCAAGAACCAATAACTTTTGGGTATACGATTATAAAAATGCGGCCAATCTTTCTGATGATGCAGACTATATACTGAGTGAAGCCAATGGGCTTCCTGCAAGTTCTGCAGGGGCAATATCCGTAGCTTTTGACAAGTCGGGTGATGCATGGATCGGAACAGACAGCGGTTTAAGGGTAATGACGAATGCTGCATCAGAAATTAAGTCGTCACAACCTAAAATGGAAGCCATCGTCATAGAGCAAAATGGTATTCCGGAGGAACTTTTCAAAGACTCTCATGTTCTTCAGATTGAAGTGGATGGCGGAGATCACAAATGGGTTTCTATAGACGGCGGAGGGGTTTATTACCTTTCTTCAGATGGCCAGAGAACGATAAAACATTTTACAAAAGAAAATTCACCTCTTCCAACCAATAGTGTTACTGACATTAAAGTAGATAAAAAGACAGGAAAAGTATATTTTGTAACCTACAGCGGAATTGTAACTTACCAGAGTGATGTTTCAGATGTAACCTCCAATTTTGGTGACGTACTGGTGTATCCGAATCCTGTTGTTTATTCCAATTTCAAAGGAAAAGTAACCATCAAAGGTCTTGCAGAAAAAACAAATATAAGAATTGTAGACGCTGCCGGAAATGTAGTGCATTCAGCGGTAGCCAGAGGAGGCTATTATGAATGGGATCTTAATAATCAGAAAGGCGCCAGAGTTGCTTCAGGAATTTATTTTGTTTTGATGACCAATGAAGACGGATCTGATAAAGCTACAGCTAAAATAGGGGTAGTCAATTAA
- a CDS encoding bifunctional metallophosphatase/5'-nucleotidase: MDRKSFLKAIGGGSLAVALAPNMMMAEELKILDLKSANKLTILHTNDQHSRIEPFDASYTKNPNQGGFARRASLIQQIRNQENNVLLLDSGDIFQGTPYFNFFGGELEFKLMSMMKYDASTMGNHDFDNGLEGFLKVLPNAKFPFICSNYDFKNTILDGKTSPYKIFNKNGIKVGIFAVGIQLDGLVGKKQYGETVYNNPVDVAQQYSNFLKKEQQCDLVICLSHIGYDYKDEPTKISDKILAASTENIDIILGGHTHTFLPEPQTFTNRQGKNVLVNQVGWAGLLLGRIDFYFDTNKNVKHISWNNQVIDSSIIA; this comes from the coding sequence ATGGATAGAAAAAGTTTTTTAAAAGCAATAGGTGGCGGATCTTTAGCGGTAGCTTTAGCTCCTAATATGATGATGGCGGAAGAATTAAAAATTCTTGATTTAAAATCCGCAAACAAACTGACCATCCTTCATACCAATGATCAACACAGCAGAATAGAACCGTTCGATGCCAGTTACACCAAAAACCCTAACCAGGGAGGTTTCGCCAGAAGAGCCAGTTTAATTCAGCAAATCAGAAATCAGGAAAACAATGTATTGCTTCTTGATTCAGGAGATATTTTCCAGGGAACTCCTTATTTCAATTTTTTTGGTGGAGAGCTGGAGTTTAAGTTAATGTCTATGATGAAGTATGATGCTTCTACCATGGGAAATCATGACTTTGATAACGGATTGGAAGGCTTTCTGAAGGTTCTTCCGAATGCCAAGTTTCCTTTTATCTGCTCGAATTATGATTTTAAAAACACTATTCTGGACGGAAAAACGTCTCCTTATAAAATTTTTAATAAAAACGGAATCAAAGTAGGAATTTTTGCTGTGGGTATCCAGCTGGATGGTCTTGTAGGTAAGAAACAATACGGAGAAACGGTTTACAATAATCCGGTTGATGTTGCTCAACAATATTCAAATTTCCTGAAGAAAGAGCAACAATGTGATCTTGTCATCTGCCTCTCTCATATCGGATATGATTACAAAGATGAACCTACTAAAATAAGTGACAAAATTTTAGCCGCCAGTACAGAAAACATTGACATTATCTTAGGTGGCCACACACATACTTTTCTACCGGAACCCCAGACCTTCACAAACAGACAGGGAAAAAATGTTCTGGTTAACCAAGTGGGATGGGCTGGACTTCTTTTAGGTAGAATTGATTTTTATTTTGATACAAACAAAAACGTAAAACATATCTCCTGGAACAATCAGGTAATTGACAGCAGTATAATAGCATAA
- a CDS encoding 5'-nucleotidase C-terminal domain-containing protein, with protein sequence MKNKFLLLGIALAALTACKTASAPQLMNVKTQKNISINNELKNDEEFVKFIEPYKQKLDKEMNQKISHTNVDLTKQGDNSNLGNLLADYTLEGGDEWTKTHLKQNVDAALINIGGIRTTIGKGDIMLKNLFEVMPFENELIIVKMKGVDLPGLFEYYAKTQVNNPVSHLYIETKNGQLTQSLINGKTVDPNKDYYIATSDYLALGGDNMKFFAKGESIPTGVKLRDLYIDYFKRNPEIVPATDVRLNFIGKK encoded by the coding sequence ATGAAAAATAAATTCTTGTTACTAGGAATTGCTCTGGCAGCTCTTACGGCATGCAAAACGGCTTCTGCGCCGCAGCTGATGAACGTAAAGACCCAGAAAAATATTTCTATTAATAATGAGCTGAAGAATGATGAGGAGTTTGTAAAATTTATTGAACCCTATAAGCAAAAACTGGATAAAGAGATGAATCAGAAAATCTCTCATACCAACGTAGATCTTACAAAACAGGGAGACAACAGCAATCTGGGAAATCTTTTAGCTGATTATACACTTGAGGGCGGTGATGAATGGACGAAGACTCACCTTAAACAAAATGTAGATGCTGCTTTGATCAATATCGGAGGAATCCGTACTACTATCGGAAAAGGAGATATTATGCTTAAGAATCTTTTTGAAGTGATGCCTTTTGAAAATGAGCTGATTATTGTAAAAATGAAGGGGGTCGATTTACCCGGACTTTTTGAATATTATGCTAAAACACAGGTCAACAACCCGGTTTCTCACTTGTATATTGAAACGAAAAACGGACAGCTCACCCAATCTTTAATCAATGGAAAAACTGTAGATCCAAACAAAGATTATTATATTGCGACTTCAGACTATCTGGCTCTTGGAGGTGATAATATGAAATTCTTTGCAAAAGGTGAATCAATTCCTACAGGAGTAAAGCTAAGAGATTTGTACATTGATTATTTCAAGAGAAATCCGGAAATAGTTCCGGCTACAGACGTTCGTTTAAATTTTATCGGTAAGAAATAA
- the dapA gene encoding 4-hydroxy-tetrahydrodipicolinate synthase, whose amino-acid sequence MSILKGVGVALVTPFNEDLSVDFESLTKLVEYNIENGTSYLVVLGTTAEAATLSDEEKKQVIEHIIKVNNKRLPLVLGIGGNNTLEVKKQIEETDLSAFEAVLSVSPYYNKPNQEGLYQHYKALASTGKNIIIYNVPSRTGQNVEADTTLRLAKEFPNLLMIKEAAPNILQYFDILRKKPEGFSLVSGDDEYTLPVTLAGGNGVISVIGQAYPKEFSTMVQLAFDGKVKEAYEIHNKLVDITRLIFAEGNPCGVKVVLAEKGIIKNYLRLPLVAASEGLYSKIKAEMATI is encoded by the coding sequence ATGAGCATTTTAAAAGGAGTAGGTGTTGCATTGGTAACACCCTTTAATGAAGATTTATCCGTTGACTTCGAAAGTTTAACAAAACTTGTTGAATATAATATCGAAAACGGAACCAGTTATTTGGTGGTATTGGGAACTACGGCAGAAGCCGCAACGCTTTCTGATGAAGAGAAGAAACAGGTAATTGAGCATATCATTAAGGTGAATAATAAACGTCTTCCTCTTGTACTAGGAATTGGCGGTAACAATACCCTTGAAGTCAAGAAACAGATCGAAGAAACAGATCTTTCTGCGTTTGAAGCAGTGCTTTCTGTATCGCCTTACTATAATAAACCCAATCAGGAAGGTCTTTATCAGCATTATAAAGCTTTGGCATCTACAGGGAAGAATATTATTATTTATAATGTTCCTTCAAGAACAGGGCAGAATGTGGAAGCAGATACAACATTACGTCTTGCAAAGGAATTTCCGAATTTATTGATGATTAAGGAAGCCGCTCCTAATATTTTACAATATTTTGATATCCTGAGAAAGAAACCGGAAGGCTTCTCTCTTGTTTCAGGAGATGATGAATACACACTTCCTGTGACTTTAGCAGGTGGAAATGGTGTAATCTCTGTAATAGGTCAGGCGTATCCTAAAGAGTTTTCTACCATGGTACAGCTGGCTTTTGATGGAAAGGTGAAAGAAGCCTATGAAATCCACAACAAACTAGTAGATATCACCCGTTTGATTTTTGCTGAAGGAAATCCATGTGGAGTGAAAGTGGTACTGGCAGAAAAAGGAATTATTAAAAATTATCTGAGACTTCCTTTGGTTGCTGCTTCAGAAGGACTTTATTCAAAAATTAAAGCAGAGATGGCAACAATTTAA
- a CDS encoding GNAT family N-acetyltransferase: MKLIKATEEDIPLIQDLARRSWENAYADILSKEQMHYMLSEMYSETEIKNHLQNPDYHYYLILDDENSSEGFIGYEHNYEEKTTKLHRIYLVPESKGKGLGKEALQFLNKKVFENNNNRIILNVNKHNAARKFYESQGYRVYDEGVFDIGNGFVMDDFMMEFLIHK; encoded by the coding sequence ATGAAATTAATAAAAGCAACGGAAGAAGATATCCCTTTAATTCAGGACCTGGCAAGAAGATCCTGGGAAAATGCTTATGCAGACATACTTTCCAAAGAGCAGATGCACTATATGTTGTCTGAAATGTATTCTGAAACTGAAATTAAAAACCACCTTCAAAATCCCGATTATCATTATTATCTGATTCTTGATGATGAAAATTCTTCAGAAGGTTTTATCGGGTATGAGCACAACTACGAGGAGAAGACTACAAAATTGCACCGTATCTATCTCGTTCCGGAAAGCAAGGGGAAGGGGCTGGGAAAAGAGGCTCTTCAGTTTTTAAATAAAAAAGTTTTTGAAAACAATAATAACAGAATTATTTTAAATGTCAACAAACATAATGCTGCCAGAAAATTCTATGAATCCCAAGGGTACAGGGTTTATGACGAAGGAGTTTTCGATATTGGGAACGGTTTTGTAATGGATGATTTTATGATGGAATTTCTAATTCACAAATGA
- a CDS encoding helix-turn-helix domain-containing protein, whose amino-acid sequence MKMYVKFDFNALCKKVLDEKLKEHGLKYRLLNFGEVEFYEPFTQEQHNLFKKNLGDYGIEIIESQKTALVQKIKDAIVELVFSDEIIPVKASIYISEKLNHSYGYLSNLFSEVAYTSIENFIILQKIEHSKALIIRNKQSLTEIAHKLNYSSVAHLSTQFKNTTGITPSQFQKIIGKRRRIQSTVINPKMQYE is encoded by the coding sequence ATGAAAATGTACGTAAAATTTGATTTCAATGCCCTTTGTAAAAAGGTATTGGACGAAAAACTCAAGGAGCACGGGTTGAAATACCGGTTGCTGAACTTCGGTGAGGTTGAATTCTATGAACCCTTTACTCAGGAACAACACAATCTTTTTAAGAAAAATCTTGGAGATTATGGGATTGAGATCATAGAAAGCCAAAAGACGGCTCTTGTACAGAAAATAAAAGATGCCATTGTAGAACTTGTGTTTTCCGATGAGATCATTCCCGTAAAAGCATCTATTTATATTTCTGAAAAACTGAATCACAGCTATGGATATCTTTCTAATCTGTTTTCAGAAGTAGCGTATACATCAATTGAGAATTTTATTATTCTTCAGAAAATCGAGCATTCAAAAGCATTGATTATAAGGAATAAGCAAAGTCTCACAGAAATTGCCCACAAACTGAACTACTCCAGTGTGGCACATTTGAGTACACAATTTAAAAATACGACAGGAATCACTCCATCACAGTTTCAAAAGATCATAGGAAAAAGAAGAAGAATCCAAAGCACGGTAATAAATCCTAAAATGCAGTATGAATAA
- a CDS encoding response regulator has protein sequence MNKEFLNVIVADNDENTLIFFKNIFKELKVSIKVQCFDNGNSLMEYLNNDDAVVPEIVFIQHSIAGRNSVECIEEFKANPKFNNMVTAIFSDQICEDEVEDIFVKGTNIYIRKPEDFKSLKKVLTDVITINWQYHTSGLNKDNFILKL, from the coding sequence ATGAATAAAGAATTTCTGAACGTAATTGTAGCAGATAACGATGAAAACACCTTAATTTTTTTTAAAAATATATTCAAAGAGCTGAAAGTCTCTATAAAAGTTCAATGTTTCGACAACGGAAATAGTCTGATGGAATATTTGAATAATGACGATGCAGTGGTGCCCGAAATAGTTTTTATCCAACATTCAATTGCTGGAAGAAATAGCGTTGAATGTATTGAAGAATTTAAAGCAAATCCAAAGTTTAACAATATGGTGACGGCCATATTTTCTGATCAGATTTGTGAAGATGAGGTTGAAGATATTTTTGTAAAAGGAACCAATATTTACATAAGAAAACCGGAGGATTTTAAGAGTCTGAAGAAGGTTCTTACAGATGTGATTACTATTAATTGGCAGTACCATACTTCAGGATTGAATAAAGATAATTTTATTCTCAAACTATGA